From a region of the Candidatus Acidiferrales bacterium genome:
- a CDS encoding GlmU family protein, with the protein MHLCIFEDNYYKKLLPLVHFRPAYDLRCGITTLKEKILRSYPNVTLTLHSREYLASVVKEKSADVSVNKFPSETKEALLINGRLLMSADEAKIFGDKYPGKDIVFYKDNVVIAAWLSNENLNRIRSSLKEGVLTSDLFASINKREFQQAPLITFPWELFQYNGSRLASDFTVLTNGTPKILGKVYEGVHLLNPSQIHIAEGAKVKPGAVLDAEEGPIYISKNAKIMPNAVIEGPAFIGENSVIKVGAKIYENTTIGETCKVGGEVEESIIHAYSNKQHEGFLGHAYLGEWVNIGADSNNSDLKNDYGSVKVYNDGSLIDSGSQFVGLTMGDHSKCGINSMFNTGTVVSVCCNIYGAGIPPKYVPAFSWGGTSDGFVTYKIDKAIDVARKVMTRRKTNMSDASEQLLRKVFEMTKEERAATGVKD; encoded by the coding sequence ATGCATCTCTGCATATTCGAAGATAATTATTATAAAAAACTCTTGCCACTTGTTCATTTCCGTCCTGCTTATGACCTGAGGTGCGGAATCACCACTCTGAAAGAAAAAATCCTCCGGTCTTATCCAAATGTAACTCTCACTCTTCATTCGAGAGAATACCTGGCAAGTGTTGTCAAGGAAAAGAGTGCAGACGTCTCGGTGAACAAATTTCCTTCTGAGACAAAAGAGGCTTTGTTGATAAATGGCCGGCTTCTAATGTCAGCTGACGAAGCAAAGATTTTCGGAGACAAGTATCCCGGCAAAGATATTGTATTCTACAAGGACAACGTCGTGATCGCCGCATGGCTTTCGAATGAAAACCTGAATCGGATTAGATCTTCACTAAAAGAGGGCGTCCTGACGTCAGATTTGTTCGCGTCAATTAACAAGAGAGAATTTCAACAAGCGCCGCTCATTACTTTTCCCTGGGAGCTCTTCCAGTATAATGGATCGAGACTTGCTTCGGATTTTACCGTTCTAACCAATGGAACGCCAAAGATTCTCGGAAAGGTATATGAAGGAGTTCATCTATTAAATCCCTCCCAGATTCATATCGCGGAGGGAGCAAAAGTCAAACCGGGTGCAGTTCTCGACGCCGAGGAAGGTCCGATTTACATTTCAAAAAACGCGAAGATCATGCCGAACGCCGTGATTGAAGGTCCAGCCTTTATAGGCGAGAACAGCGTTATCAAGGTTGGTGCAAAGATTTATGAAAACACGACGATCGGTGAGACGTGCAAGGTGGGCGGCGAGGTCGAGGAGTCCATCATACACGCTTACTCCAACAAGCAGCATGAAGGATTTCTCGGTCATGCATATTTGGGAGAGTGGGTAAACATCGGTGCCGATTCAAACAACAGCGACCTCAAGAATGACTATGGAAGTGTCAAGGTCTATAATGACGGCTCGCTCATCGACAGCGGCTCACAGTTTGTCGGATTGACGATGGGCGATCATTCCAAGTGCGGAATCAATTCAATGTTCAACACCGGAACGGTTGTGAGCGTTTGCTGCAACATCTACGGAGCGGGAATCCCGCCGAAGTATGTTCCTGCATTCTCGTGGGGCGGTACATCAGACGGCTTCGTGACATATAAGATCGACAAAGCTATCGACGTCGCAAGAAAAGTCATGACGCGAAGGAAAACAAACATGAGCGACGCTTCCGAGCAGCTTTTAAGAAAAGTCTTCGAAATGACGAAAGAGGAGCGCGCCGCGACCGGTGTAAAGGACTAG
- the nagB gene encoding glucosamine-6-phosphate deaminase, which translates to MLVVVHEDYDAMSKRGAEIVASRIRQKPNLVLGLATGSSPLGLYKELIRLHKNDGLDFSKVVTFNLDEYIGLPPEHDQSYHYFMRENLFKHINVNPSHVYIPQGMYGDLKISSFETEPKIEQFCRWYEDEMRKYGGIDMQILGIGGNGHIAFNEPGSSLGSRTRIKTLTEKTVRDNSRFFKNTKDVPRYAITMGVGTIMESKELLLLANGDGKADAVKSAVEGPVTAMCPGSAMQLHRKAIILIDKKAAAKLSAEFVTYG; encoded by the coding sequence ATGTTAGTCGTTGTACATGAAGACTACGATGCGATGAGCAAAAGGGGAGCTGAAATTGTTGCATCAAGAATCAGGCAAAAGCCCAATCTTGTTCTCGGGCTAGCGACGGGAAGTTCGCCGCTCGGGCTTTACAAAGAACTCATAAGGCTTCACAAGAACGATGGCCTCGACTTCTCAAAGGTCGTAACCTTTAATCTTGACGAATACATCGGACTTCCGCCCGAACATGACCAGAGTTATCATTATTTTATGCGGGAAAATCTCTTCAAACATATCAATGTCAACCCCTCCCATGTTTACATTCCCCAGGGAATGTACGGCGATTTAAAAATTTCTTCGTTCGAGACCGAGCCAAAGATTGAACAATTTTGCAGGTGGTACGAAGACGAGATGAGAAAGTACGGCGGCATCGATATGCAAATCCTCGGAATAGGAGGGAACGGCCACATAGCTTTCAACGAACCCGGATCTTCACTGGGATCCCGAACAAGAATAAAAACTCTTACTGAAAAAACTGTCAGGGACAATTCTAGGTTCTTTAAGAACACGAAAGATGTTCCACGATACGCAATAACAATGGGAGTCGGAACGATAATGGAGTCTAAAGAATTGCTCCTCCTCGCAAATGGAGATGGAAAAGCGGATGCCGTGAAGTCCGCTGTCGAAGGACCTGTTACCGCAATGTGCCCGGGTTCCGCCATGCAGCTCCACAGGAAAGCAATCATCTTGATCGACAAGAAGGCCGCAGCAAAACTCTCTGCAGAATTTGTGACTTACGGTTAA
- a CDS encoding TonB-dependent receptor — protein MKIRITILFLVLLPLTAGKVLGGTTGKIAGTITDATTKEPLIGANVVIKGTTMGASSDLNGNYAILNVQPGVYTLVFSMVGYQRAEVQDVQVNIDLTTAVNMELSEAAVQSETVVVTAERRPLVQKDMTSSLSTVTASEIQALPVDNVQQVLRLDAGIVMSSGQITIRGGRPGEVAYWVDGVATTDVYNNSMTLSVENSSIQELQVVSGTFNAEYGQAMSGIVNIVTKDGGQNYSGQIRAYGGNYLSNDGTFSVYKSLVTAQDPVTNQNGVNTTEITGGNKVYPLEQVHPVYDGEFTLSGPVPLLENYLTFFTNERYYNNPGYFYGVSWFLPDGVPGDSSVVPMNPYRNISTQGKLTLKLGSTIKTSYEIFYNKWNRDRTYYPFSSNDFPYSFNSHDYLYDPGGLPQSFGDSYTHIFTLSHDISPSTFYEVHVSRYSSAMSQYVFAGPTQSVKYLISVNADSTKSPPIVAETFDPSTPAGKAHLQDLIQEGAQYTYVPDPSGPDGYIQPNTDGSYNAPASYSFMNQGMDPTHTYRSTAYWDAKLDLTSQINKSHQLKFGAEARLHELTLDRYQIVPATDSTGSVVTPFVPAVPDPSSIYRSMYDRKPREFSAYVQDKMEFNDIIVNVGLRYDYFNAESYIPTDPTDPDIYSPFKPEHTYKGWIPMPTDYQGALSQWIADNLASGNFTEYTPAERRAFMLKKVDPKTAFSPRLGIAFPITDRGVIHFSYGHFFQIPEFQYLYSDPDFKISSGTATNAALFGNPDLKPQRTVMYEIGLQQQLSDDIGVDLTLFYRDVRDWVGTSDAPITTAQVGVTYAMFENKDYENVRGVTLKFDKRFDNNFSFRVDYTFQVAEGTYSNPTDAYNAILNNQAPVLALVPMNWDQRHTLNAELVYSKSDWTISLIGTYWSGQPYTPSFPSAEATGASAVTGLTTNSAYKPDQKDIDLTVSKRIRFGSSTYVELFINVYNLLDQRDALGVYGDTGSPDYTTNPLRLSQISYNSSRVGTPDEYVVQPGWFTSPRQVQVGVSLGF, from the coding sequence ATGAAAATTAGAATTACAATTTTGTTTCTGGTGCTTCTGCCATTGACGGCCGGCAAAGTACTAGGAGGTACAACCGGTAAGATAGCCGGTACGATTACCGACGCAACAACCAAAGAGCCGTTAATTGGCGCAAATGTCGTCATAAAAGGGACCACGATGGGCGCGTCGAGTGACCTCAACGGCAACTATGCCATATTGAATGTCCAGCCGGGTGTTTACACTCTGGTTTTTTCGATGGTTGGATACCAGAGAGCCGAGGTTCAAGATGTTCAGGTGAACATAGATTTGACGACGGCCGTAAATATGGAATTGAGCGAGGCTGCGGTCCAGAGCGAGACCGTCGTGGTCACCGCCGAAAGGAGGCCGCTGGTACAAAAGGACATGACTTCGTCTCTTTCGACAGTGACTGCAAGTGAGATTCAAGCTCTGCCCGTCGACAATGTCCAGCAGGTGCTGAGGCTAGACGCCGGCATAGTCATGAGCAGCGGTCAGATCACTATTCGCGGAGGGAGACCAGGCGAGGTTGCATATTGGGTCGACGGTGTCGCAACCACCGACGTTTACAACAACTCGATGACCCTGTCGGTTGAAAACTCTTCGATTCAGGAGCTTCAGGTCGTTAGCGGTACCTTCAATGCCGAATATGGTCAGGCAATGTCGGGGATCGTCAATATTGTCACGAAGGACGGCGGCCAGAATTATTCCGGACAAATAAGAGCTTATGGCGGTAATTATCTAAGCAATGACGGAACATTTAGCGTATACAAGAGTCTTGTCACGGCGCAAGACCCTGTAACAAATCAGAATGGTGTCAACACGACCGAGATTACAGGCGGCAATAAAGTCTATCCGCTTGAGCAGGTGCACCCAGTTTATGATGGAGAGTTTACTCTAAGCGGTCCCGTACCACTATTGGAAAATTATCTGACATTTTTTACGAACGAACGTTACTACAACAATCCCGGATATTTCTACGGGGTTAGCTGGTTCTTGCCCGATGGCGTGCCGGGTGATAGTTCAGTCGTGCCGATGAACCCCTATCGAAATATCTCGACCCAGGGAAAACTCACCTTGAAATTAGGCAGCACAATAAAGACGAGCTATGAGATTTTTTACAACAAGTGGAACAGAGACCGGACTTATTACCCATTCAGTTCGAACGATTTCCCTTATAGTTTCAATTCTCACGACTACTTGTACGACCCCGGTGGATTGCCCCAGTCCTTCGGAGACTCTTACACACACATATTTACGTTGAGTCATGACATTTCCCCTTCAACTTTTTACGAAGTGCATGTCAGCAGATATTCCTCGGCGATGAGTCAATACGTATTTGCCGGCCCGACCCAATCTGTGAAATATCTTATAAGTGTTAATGCGGACTCGACCAAGAGCCCGCCAATTGTTGCCGAGACTTTTGATCCGAGCACACCTGCAGGGAAGGCACACCTGCAAGACCTTATTCAAGAGGGAGCACAGTATACTTACGTGCCCGATCCCAGCGGTCCTGACGGCTACATTCAACCAAACACCGACGGGAGCTACAATGCACCAGCTTCTTACAGCTTCATGAACCAGGGCATGGACCCGACCCACACATACCGTAGCACCGCGTACTGGGACGCCAAGCTCGATTTGACAAGTCAGATAAACAAATCTCATCAGCTCAAGTTTGGGGCGGAGGCCCGACTTCATGAGCTTACATTGGATCGTTATCAAATCGTTCCGGCGACCGATTCGACAGGATCGGTGGTAACGCCGTTTGTGCCTGCCGTGCCGGATCCATCAAGCATCTACAGAAGCATGTATGATAGAAAGCCGCGCGAGTTTTCGGCCTACGTTCAGGACAAAATGGAATTCAACGACATAATTGTCAACGTCGGTTTGAGGTATGATTACTTCAATGCTGAGTCGTACATTCCTACCGATCCTACAGACCCTGACATATATTCTCCATTTAAACCTGAGCACACGTATAAGGGTTGGATTCCGATGCCGACGGATTATCAAGGGGCGTTGAGCCAATGGATTGCAGACAACCTGGCTTCAGGTAATTTCACCGAATACACCCCCGCTGAACGCAGAGCCTTCATGTTAAAAAAGGTTGACCCGAAGACGGCTTTTAGCCCCAGGCTTGGGATCGCATTTCCTATTACGGATCGAGGAGTGATCCACTTCTCTTATGGTCATTTCTTCCAGATACCGGAATTCCAATATCTTTATAGTGATCCGGATTTCAAGATCAGCAGCGGCACCGCTACCAATGCGGCACTATTTGGGAACCCGGACCTGAAACCGCAGCGAACTGTCATGTACGAGATCGGGTTGCAGCAGCAGTTAAGCGACGACATCGGAGTTGACTTGACCCTCTTTTACAGAGATGTGCGCGACTGGGTCGGAACAAGCGATGCGCCAATTACAACCGCGCAGGTCGGTGTAACATACGCAATGTTTGAGAACAAGGATTATGAAAATGTGCGTGGTGTGACCCTAAAATTTGACAAACGATTCGATAACAATTTCTCCTTCCGGGTCGACTACACGTTCCAGGTTGCAGAAGGAACCTATTCAAATCCCACAGATGCTTACAATGCAATTCTGAATAATCAGGCGCCGGTTCTTGCCCTTGTTCCGATGAACTGGGACCAAAGGCACACGCTCAACGCTGAGTTAGTATATAGCAAGAGCGATTGGACGATCTCGCTGATCGGAACCTACTGGAGCGGACAACCGTACACCCCGAGCTTCCCATCAGCCGAAGCTACAGGTGCTTCTGCAGTAACAGGCCTGACTACCAATAGCGCATACAAACCTGACCAGAAAGATATTGATTTGACCGTGAGCAAAAGAATCCGGTTTGGTTCTTCCACATACGTCGAGCTTTTCATAAATGTTTACAACTTGCTCGATCAGAGAGATGCATTGGGTGTTTACGGTGACACTGGAAGCCCTGATTACACAACCAACCCTCTGCGGCTGTCACAGATTTCTTACAATTCAAGCCGAGTAGGTACTCCTGACGAATATGTTGTTCAACCCGGTTGGTTCACCTCGCCGCGTCAGGTCCAAGTCGGAGTGTCATTAGGATTTTAA
- a CDS encoding PorV/PorQ family protein, with product MKVFVLLMLLLTAVLNLESRAQGVSKVGTTAAGFLAIDVGPRGTAMGSAYVSVADDPTAMYWNPAGIARIDGFEASFSNTKWIADLSFNYAAAALSLGNFGSLGLNATFLTMGQIEQTTVDNPDGTGVFFDAASYSFGISYARNLTDQFAVGVSGKYINERLYNESATGFALDVGALFDTHLDGLKLGMSISNYGTKMQLSGRDLTVQVDTDPSISGNNPNINSQLQTDAYDLPLLFRVGVSMDVLKGAYNSNLILSADALHPSDDVESVNVGGEYSFDNLIFLRAGYKGLFNPDSQQGLNLGAGVRYNVVGSTTVIFDYSYIKFGVLGNINSFSVSLGL from the coding sequence ATGAAGGTATTCGTTTTGTTGATGCTTCTTTTGACCGCCGTGTTGAATCTGGAATCGCGCGCGCAGGGAGTCAGCAAGGTTGGGACTACTGCCGCAGGATTCCTGGCAATAGATGTCGGTCCCCGTGGAACAGCCATGGGCAGTGCGTATGTGTCTGTAGCAGACGATCCAACTGCGATGTACTGGAACCCTGCCGGCATTGCCAGGATAGACGGCTTCGAGGCGTCATTCTCGAATACGAAATGGATCGCGGACTTGTCGTTTAATTATGCGGCCGCAGCCTTGAGCCTCGGAAATTTTGGCAGCCTTGGTCTGAATGCGACATTTCTTACCATGGGCCAGATTGAGCAGACCACGGTCGACAACCCGGATGGTACAGGCGTATTTTTCGACGCGGCGAGTTACTCATTCGGCATAAGCTATGCGCGCAATTTGACGGACCAATTTGCAGTCGGCGTTAGCGGCAAGTATATCAACGAGAGATTGTATAACGAAAGCGCGACAGGATTTGCTCTTGACGTCGGAGCGTTGTTCGACACACATCTCGATGGATTGAAGCTTGGCATGAGCATCTCAAATTACGGGACGAAAATGCAGCTGAGCGGACGTGACTTAACCGTGCAGGTTGATACAGACCCAAGTATTTCAGGCAACAACCCGAACATCAACAGCCAGCTGCAGACCGATGCGTATGACCTGCCGTTACTCTTTCGCGTCGGCGTCTCAATGGATGTTCTCAAGGGAGCGTACAACAGCAACCTGATTTTGTCCGCCGATGCGCTTCACCCAAGTGACGACGTGGAGTCCGTCAACGTGGGCGGTGAGTACTCTTTTGACAATCTGATTTTCCTGAGAGCAGGATACAAAGGACTTTTCAACCCCGACTCTCAGCAGGGCTTAAATCTGGGCGCCGGCGTACGGTACAATGTGGTCGGCTCGACTACCGTCATTTTTGACTACTCTTATATAAAATTCGGTGTGCTTGGCAACATCAACAGTTTCAGTGTAAGCCTGGGGCTTTGA
- a CDS encoding T9SS type A sorting domain-containing protein produces MKNLFLSLFACLALVFFTSGVKTAMAQTTPSNPDGGFEDYPLGEQDSSYTFDGWTLLQGAPDSTIFLIVDDSVHSGSHSLMVGLLSVDATSKDWDVQVVNEPIKVDTIAATYVYSVWAKADPPGAVVNFTVGVPVTYNERYRMGSAVVTDSWRRYSSTFNTVKGDTSLRAPIHFGLPANSAYAPVAFWIDDLTIAKVPVDTIAPDAPVLASPNDGAVGQNPKITLTWNTNSRPCVFHVQVATNQTFSTPQLVFNDSTVIDTTIQLSLATNTQYYWRVQAYDTKGRSSYSAAISFTTGVTGVKSLGGLPASYALSQNFPNPFNPSTTIRYSVPKNSYVRVAIYDLLGREVTSLVNGVQHASEYSVQWNPSGLSSGIYFCRIQAASMDGSGNFTSVKKLVYMK; encoded by the coding sequence ATGAAAAACTTGTTCCTATCCCTTTTTGCTTGTCTTGCTCTGGTGTTCTTCACATCAGGTGTGAAGACTGCCATGGCACAGACAACGCCCTCTAACCCCGATGGCGGGTTTGAAGATTATCCGCTCGGTGAGCAGGATTCTAGCTATACTTTTGATGGATGGACACTGCTACAGGGTGCACCTGATTCAACAATCTTTCTGATCGTTGATGATTCTGTGCATTCAGGAAGCCACTCGCTGATGGTCGGCCTTTTGAGTGTCGATGCGACATCAAAGGATTGGGATGTCCAGGTTGTGAATGAACCGATCAAAGTGGATACCATTGCCGCTACCTACGTTTATTCAGTCTGGGCAAAAGCCGATCCGCCAGGTGCAGTGGTGAACTTTACTGTCGGTGTTCCGGTAACGTACAACGAACGATACAGAATGGGCAGCGCTGTGGTAACAGATAGTTGGAGAAGATACTCGTCGACTTTTAATACGGTAAAAGGTGACACCTCTTTGAGGGCACCCATTCACTTCGGCTTACCTGCAAACAGCGCATACGCGCCCGTCGCGTTCTGGATCGACGATCTAACTATAGCTAAAGTACCTGTTGATACCATAGCGCCTGATGCTCCCGTGCTCGCGTCGCCAAATGATGGTGCGGTTGGTCAGAATCCCAAAATAACACTGACGTGGAATACCAACAGTCGCCCCTGCGTTTTTCATGTTCAGGTTGCAACCAACCAAACGTTTTCGACTCCCCAATTGGTCTTCAACGACTCTACTGTAATTGACACGACGATCCAGCTCAGCCTTGCCACAAACACCCAATACTACTGGCGTGTTCAAGCGTATGATACCAAAGGGAGGAGCTCTTACTCAGCGGCTATTTCTTTCACTACCGGAGTGACCGGCGTCAAGAGCCTTGGCGGATTGCCTGCGAGTTATGCACTTTCGCAGAACTTTCCGAATCCGTTCAACCCATCGACGACAATTCGTTACAGCGTTCCGAAGAATTCCTATGTGCGAGTTGCGATCTATGATCTGCTCGGCCGCGAAGTCACCAGCCTGGTGAATGGTGTCCAACACGCAAGTGAGTACAGTGTTCAATGGAATCCGTCGGGCTTGAGCAGCGGTATATATTTCTGTCGGATTCAAGCTGCCAGCATGGACGGTTCCGGCAATTTCACTTCAGTGAAAAAGCTTGTCTACATGAAATAA
- a CDS encoding endo-1,4-beta-xylanase produces MLVRLRLSAVRVPACMMGLALVLTALVFLPARSYAQLAAGQNKFLGNIISTSAPSNFSTYWNQVTPENAGKWGSVAASQDTSLWNWASLKLIYNYAVKNGFPFKDHNLVWGQQQPSWMSGLDSLHQVQMVETWIRLCGTNVPKAAFVDVVNEPIHTPPNGQNGNANYIQALGGAGATGWDWVIWAFEKARQYFPNAKLLINEYNILNSAANTTTYINIINLLKARNVIDGIGCQGHSLESTDTNTIKGNLNALAATGLPIYISEYDVNEADDNTQLAIYEQQFPIFWKSPSVKGITLWGYIEGQIWRTNAYLIRSDSSERPAITWLRQYIATNPTGVENPASPIPSKYFLSQNYPNPFNPVTSIEYQLPIETYVTLEVYDILGREIATLVHGRQNAGTHDVTFDAGDLPSGVYFYRIEAGRFAEVKKLVVVR; encoded by the coding sequence ATGTTAGTCAGGTTAAGACTTAGCGCTGTTCGCGTCCCGGCTTGTATGATGGGGTTGGCCCTGGTACTCACGGCGCTCGTTTTTCTGCCTGCACGGTCATACGCTCAGTTGGCCGCCGGGCAAAACAAATTTCTTGGCAATATCATAAGCACAAGCGCACCGTCGAATTTCAGCACGTACTGGAATCAGGTCACACCGGAGAACGCGGGCAAATGGGGAAGTGTTGCAGCCAGTCAGGATACCAGTTTGTGGAATTGGGCAAGTCTCAAGCTGATTTACAACTATGCAGTGAAAAACGGGTTCCCGTTCAAAGACCACAATCTTGTTTGGGGACAGCAGCAGCCTTCGTGGATGTCAGGTCTTGATTCGTTACATCAAGTTCAGATGGTAGAAACATGGATCAGGTTGTGCGGGACAAACGTTCCTAAAGCAGCCTTTGTTGACGTTGTAAACGAACCGATTCACACGCCGCCGAACGGGCAGAACGGCAATGCCAACTACATTCAGGCACTCGGCGGAGCCGGGGCGACGGGCTGGGACTGGGTCATCTGGGCATTTGAGAAGGCGCGCCAATATTTCCCAAATGCTAAACTTCTTATAAATGAATATAACATCCTGAACAGTGCGGCAAACACTACTACTTACATCAACATAATCAATCTGCTCAAGGCGCGCAATGTGATAGATGGAATCGGGTGTCAAGGTCATTCCTTAGAGAGCACCGATACAAACACGATAAAAGGAAATCTCAATGCACTTGCGGCGACCGGCTTGCCCATCTACATATCAGAGTACGATGTAAACGAAGCAGATGACAACACTCAATTGGCAATTTATGAACAGCAGTTCCCTATTTTCTGGAAGAGTCCCTCAGTCAAAGGAATCACGCTTTGGGGCTACATTGAAGGCCAGATATGGCGTACCAACGCTTACCTCATTAGATCCGACAGCTCGGAAAGACCCGCAATAACGTGGCTGCGACAATATATTGCAACGAATCCTACTGGGGTTGAGAACCCTGCCTCACCGATTCCGTCAAAGTATTTCTTGAGTCAAAATTATCCGAATCCGTTTAACCCGGTGACATCGATCGAATACCAACTGCCGATCGAGACCTATGTGACCCTGGAAGTTTATGACATCTTAGGAAGAGAGATAGCGACACTGGTGCACGGGAGACAGAACGCAGGAACCCATGATGTTACGTTTGACGCGGGTGATCTGCCGAGCGGAGTTTACTTTTATAGGATCGAGGCTGGAAGATTTGCCGAAGTAAAGAAGCTTGTTGTTGTGAGATAG